The sequence GTAAGGCCAGGTCATCCGTTAAATATTTAGCCAAGACCTGGTCCGTACATTGTCCTGTGGCAATATCCCCTAGGGCTAGCCAAGCGAGATAGCGGGGGTCAGCGGGAATAGACCGGGCGGACAATTTCCGCATAGAGGGCTTCCAGGAGGGCTAAATTGCGGCTCAGGGTATAACGTTCCAGCACCCGTTGGCGGGCTTTGGTACCCAAAATCCGACGAAATTCCGGTTGTTCCGCCAGCATCGGCAGTAGCGTGCGTAACTGGGTCGCCACCCCCTGCGCCGCCAGGACAATCCCCGCCCCCTGTTCCAGCACTTCCCCATCCGCCCCAGCATCCGTTGCCACACAGGCCAACCCGCAGGCCATCGCCTCCAACAGCGACAGGGACAAACCTTCCACCAGCGAGGGCAGGACAAACACATCCGCCCCCTGCAACAGGCGAATCCGCTCCTGTTCCTGCGCCACAAACCCCAGCCACAGCACCCCCTGCTCCGGGCCATAGTGGGTCATCAAATTCGCCGCCAAAGGCCCATTCCCCACCATCAGCAGTTTGGCACGACTGCCCATTTCCGCCCGTTTCCAGGCTTGCAGGAGGGCTTCCACATTTTTCTCCAAAGCGATCCGCCCCTGGTAAATAAACAGGCAATCCGCATTAAATTCCTGCTTGAGCGTACTCCAGCCGGGCGTGTACCGCTCCGTATCCACCCCATTGGGAATGATACACAGCCGCTCCCCCGGCACCCCCAACCGCACCAGCAAATCCTGTTGCAAACGGGAAAACACAATCACCCGGTCGTAGTTGCTCAGGCAGGGGGCGTAGAGTTGATAGGTCAAAAATTGGGTGCTGGAGGCAAAATTCAACCCCCGGGCGGCAAAGGGCGGGTGGAACGTCGCCACCAACGGCAGACCCAACTCCCCGCAGATTTCCGGCAGACTGAAATCCAAAGGCGACAGGGTTAGGGAAGCGTGTACCACATCCGGGCGCAGTTTCCGCAGAGTCCGCAGGAGGGTCTGGCTAGCACCGGGGCTGGGCAGGGTGTAGATTTGGGATTTGTACAGACAGGGTAGGGAAAATTCCTGATCCGATGGGACATCCGCATCTTTTTCTGGCTGGGCGGCAAAATGCAAGAAACTCACCTGATACCCCCGATCCCGCAGGGCATTGGTGACCTCCCGACTGTAAGTGACATTCCCACAAAAAGGGGATTTTTTCCCTAACCAGGCAATGTGCATCCCCTCACCCCACCATTCGCTTGGAATTATCTTGGCATCATAAACCCATCATAAGGGGTATCTCTCTCGACTGGCACCATCAGAACCTTATTGCCTTAACATACCCTATGAATAACAAAATAATAACAAGATTACTTAAAACCAGAACGGGGTGATTCCCGGCGACCCTTTGGTTTCATAAATATAAAAATAAATATAAAATTTTCATTCATGATTCAAATGGGATTTCTAAATATAGCAATCCTACTTGATTGATGAACAGAAATTCCCCAGAACCAAGTACGGGGGCGGTG comes from Synechococcus sp. C9 and encodes:
- a CDS encoding glycosyltransferase family 4 protein, whose translation is MHIAWLGKKSPFCGNVTYSREVTNALRDRGYQVSFLHFAAQPEKDADVPSDQEFSLPCLYKSQIYTLPSPGASQTLLRTLRKLRPDVVHASLTLSPLDFSLPEICGELGLPLVATFHPPFAARGLNFASSTQFLTYQLYAPCLSNYDRVIVFSRLQQDLLVRLGVPGERLCIIPNGVDTERYTPGWSTLKQEFNADCLFIYQGRIALEKNVEALLQAWKRAEMGSRAKLLMVGNGPLAANLMTHYGPEQGVLWLGFVAQEQERIRLLQGADVFVLPSLVEGLSLSLLEAMACGLACVATDAGADGEVLEQGAGIVLAAQGVATQLRTLLPMLAEQPEFRRILGTKARQRVLERYTLSRNLALLEALYAEIVRPVYSR